One stretch of Muribaculum intestinale DNA includes these proteins:
- a CDS encoding DUF4465 domain-containing protein, producing the protein MNRIIISIFTLAGALTLNAQSDIVVLDLTKATTTLNFDAENGAWTGTYDDDAESIDSQCFSFVHNSMGDYNTWWGFTASNSANNVRQDDTLKFQFSNMAKGGIVLNEDGTVKTDENDMPVVSAEVPYMVAYASSAFAKHPADMAFNDGKAYEAVGVYVNLNSYPYYCIEYGDSYARAFHNGDKFTLTIHGIAPDESERTVDTELASYTNGDLTINRGWKYVDLSSLGIVNQIYFSLKTTDVGQWGDNTPTYFCLDKLMVKPVSTSGISTVNANDTNISYDRANKTVSIGNASFASVYNTAGQCVMSSENNSFDISSLSAGIYVIKAGNSSLKIVK; encoded by the coding sequence ATGAACAGAATCATTATCTCAATTTTCACCCTTGCCGGTGCGCTCACGTTGAACGCCCAGTCCGACATCGTAGTTCTTGACCTCACAAAGGCTACCACAACATTGAATTTTGATGCGGAAAACGGTGCATGGACAGGCACATACGACGACGATGCTGAAAGCATCGACAGCCAGTGTTTCTCATTCGTGCACAACTCTATGGGGGATTACAATACCTGGTGGGGATTCACTGCATCCAACTCGGCCAACAATGTGCGCCAGGATGACACCCTGAAATTTCAGTTCAGCAACATGGCCAAGGGCGGTATCGTGCTCAACGAGGACGGCACAGTGAAAACCGATGAAAACGATATGCCTGTAGTAAGCGCAGAGGTGCCCTATATGGTAGCATATGCCAGCAGCGCTTTCGCAAAGCATCCTGCCGACATGGCTTTCAACGACGGGAAAGCGTATGAAGCCGTAGGCGTTTATGTCAATCTCAACAGCTATCCGTACTACTGTATCGAATATGGCGACTCGTATGCACGCGCGTTCCATAACGGTGACAAATTTACCCTTACAATACATGGCATCGCTCCCGACGAAAGCGAACGCACTGTGGATACAGAGCTCGCATCGTATACCAATGGCGACCTTACCATAAACAGAGGATGGAAATATGTCGACTTGTCATCGCTCGGCATCGTCAATCAGATCTACTTCTCGCTCAAGACCACTGACGTAGGCCAATGGGGAGACAACACTCCGACCTACTTCTGTCTCGACAAACTTATGGTAAAGCCTGTGTCGACATCGGGCATCTCGACCGTCAATGCCAACGACACCAACATCAGCTATGACCGTGCCAACAAGACCGTCAGCATCGGCAACGCATCCTTTGCATCGGTATACAACACCGCCGGACAGTGTGTAATGTCAAGCGAAAACAATTCATTCGACATTTCATCGCTCTCAGCCGGAATATATGTGATAAAAGCCGGCAACTCAAGCCTCAAGATAGTAAAATGA
- a CDS encoding CidA/LrgA family protein → MRPILQFGIIFVFLAVGEFVVKCTGITVPSSIIGMLLLALSLKLGIVRLEWVERISAFLVHNLGFFFVPAGVGLMKCLGLLADQWIPIVGASVGSTVVIIAVTGWVHQLVRRSMSRRQRRSVGI, encoded by the coding sequence ATGAGACCTATTCTTCAATTTGGAATTATTTTCGTATTTCTCGCTGTCGGCGAGTTCGTTGTGAAATGTACCGGTATTACCGTGCCGTCAAGTATCATAGGTATGCTGTTGCTTGCTCTGTCGTTGAAACTCGGTATAGTGCGCCTTGAGTGGGTCGAACGTATTTCTGCATTTCTTGTGCACAACCTCGGCTTTTTCTTTGTCCCTGCCGGAGTGGGGCTGATGAAGTGTCTTGGTCTGCTCGCTGACCAATGGATTCCGATTGTCGGAGCTTCTGTGGGCAGTACTGTAGTCATTATCGCCGTTACCGGATGGGTTCATCAGCTGGTGCGCCGCAGTATGTCAAGGCGTCAGCGTCGCAGTGTCGGTATATAA
- a CDS encoding LrgB family protein, translating to MEFLTNKYFLIALTFGFYLCGQLLQRRAGVKILNPILIAIACLICFLCFFDIDFETYQAGGEYIDFWLKPAVVALGVPLYKQLSAIRKQLVPLLVSELAGCVAGIVSVLLLARLFGATQEVAMSLAPKAVTTPIAMEIASAIGGIPPLTAAVVVCTGIFGGMAGFGIVRMSRISSPIASGLSIGTAAHAVGTSAAMERSDRYGAFSSLGLTLNGLLTALLAPMIIRMMGYAF from the coding sequence ATGGAATTTCTCACTAATAAATATTTTCTGATAGCGCTGACTTTTGGCTTTTATCTTTGCGGTCAGTTGTTGCAGCGTCGTGCCGGAGTCAAGATACTCAATCCGATACTTATCGCTATAGCATGTCTGATATGTTTCTTATGTTTCTTTGATATTGATTTCGAAACGTATCAGGCCGGAGGTGAATATATTGATTTCTGGCTCAAGCCGGCAGTAGTGGCGCTTGGTGTGCCGTTGTACAAGCAGCTCAGTGCCATCAGGAAACAGCTTGTGCCCTTGCTTGTGTCAGAACTTGCAGGGTGCGTGGCCGGCATTGTGTCGGTGCTTCTGCTTGCACGGCTGTTCGGTGCCACACAGGAAGTGGCGATGTCGCTTGCTCCCAAAGCTGTCACTACACCTATTGCAATGGAGATTGCCTCGGCTATCGGAGGAATTCCTCCGCTTACAGCTGCGGTGGTGGTGTGTACAGGCATATTCGGAGGTATGGCCGGTTTCGGGATAGTCAGAATGAGTCGTATCAGCAGTCCTATTGCATCCGGACTGTCTATTGGCACGGCGGCTCATGCTGTCGGTACTTCGGCGGCAATGGAGCGTAGCGACCGCTATGGCGCGTTTTCTTCGCTTGGACTTACTCTTAACGGACTTCTGACAGCCCTTCTCGCTCCGATGATAATACGCATGATGGGATACGCGTTCTGA
- the prfA gene encoding peptide chain release factor 1 encodes MAENNLLSRLDGIEARFEEVSLLITDPSVIADMKRYVKLTKEYKDLERLTKATRAYRTALDNIAEAHEVLASENDEELRAMAKDELDEATARLPEMEEEIKLLLVPADPEDGKNAIVEIRGGTGGDEAAIFAGDLYKMYTKYCESKGWQCAVSSFSEGAAGGFKEIVFSVTGEGVYGILKYESGVHRVQRVPATETQGRVHTSAATVAVLPEAEEFDIEINEGEIKWDTFRSGGAGGQNVNKVESGVRLRYMWRNPNTGVTEEILIECTETRDQPKNKERALSRLRTFIYDKEHQKYLDDIASRRKTMVSTGDRSAKIRTYNYPQGRITDHRINYTIYNLSAFMDGDIQDCIDHLIVAENAEKLKASEL; translated from the coding sequence ATGGCCGAAAACAATCTGTTGTCACGTCTCGACGGCATAGAGGCGCGTTTCGAGGAGGTAAGCCTTCTCATTACCGACCCCTCGGTGATTGCCGACATGAAACGTTATGTAAAGCTCACAAAAGAATATAAGGACCTTGAACGCCTGACCAAGGCTACACGCGCCTATCGTACTGCACTCGACAATATCGCCGAGGCGCATGAGGTGTTGGCCTCGGAAAATGATGAGGAACTCCGTGCTATGGCTAAGGATGAGCTTGACGAGGCTACTGCCAGACTGCCGGAGATGGAGGAGGAGATTAAGCTGCTTCTCGTTCCGGCTGACCCCGAGGACGGAAAGAATGCAATCGTGGAGATTCGCGGTGGTACCGGTGGCGATGAGGCTGCGATATTTGCCGGTGATTTATACAAGATGTATACCAAGTATTGCGAGTCGAAAGGCTGGCAATGTGCGGTGAGCAGTTTCAGTGAGGGAGCTGCAGGCGGCTTCAAAGAGATTGTGTTCTCAGTGACAGGCGAGGGCGTATACGGAATTCTTAAATATGAATCCGGAGTCCATCGCGTACAGCGTGTACCGGCTACGGAGACTCAGGGACGTGTACATACCTCTGCGGCTACAGTAGCTGTACTCCCCGAGGCGGAGGAATTTGATATTGAAATCAATGAGGGTGAAATCAAATGGGACACATTCCGCTCGGGAGGTGCCGGAGGTCAGAATGTAAACAAGGTTGAGTCGGGAGTGCGTCTGCGCTACATGTGGCGCAATCCTAACACCGGAGTCACGGAAGAGATTCTTATAGAATGTACCGAGACTCGCGACCAGCCAAAGAATAAAGAGCGTGCTCTCAGCCGACTGCGCACGTTTATCTACGACAAAGAGCATCAGAAATATCTCGACGATATAGCCTCGCGACGCAAGACAATGGTGTCGACCGGCGACCGTTCGGCCAAGATACGTACCTACAACTATCCGCAGGGACGTATTACAGACCATCGCATCAACTATACCATATATAATCTCTCCGCGTTTATGGACGGTGATATACAGGACTGCATCGACCACCTGATAGTTGCCGAGAACGCAGAGAAACTCAAAGCCAGCGAACTTTAG
- the pyrF gene encoding orotidine-5'-phosphate decarboxylase — translation MKRENLIENIKSKGSFLCVGLDPDIKKIPEHLLREENPLLAFCKAIVDATAPYCVAFKPNLAFFESMGVEGWLALEDTVRYIKENYPDQFVIADAKRGDIGNTSKLYARGVFEHLQADAVTVAPYMGEDSVTPFLGYPGKWVVLLALTSNKGSHDFQFIQDGEGHRLFENVILASQKWASSDELMYVVGATQGKMFEDIRAVAPDNFLLVPGVGAQGGSLEEVVKYGMTKDCGLLVNSSRGIIYASTGADFAEAAGHEAAKLRDQMAGLLKEYGVID, via the coding sequence ATGAAACGCGAAAATTTAATCGAAAACATCAAGAGCAAGGGCTCCTTTTTATGCGTAGGGCTTGACCCGGATATTAAGAAAATCCCGGAGCATCTGCTTCGTGAGGAGAATCCGCTTCTTGCATTCTGCAAGGCAATTGTCGATGCTACCGCTCCTTATTGTGTCGCTTTCAAGCCCAATTTGGCCTTCTTTGAAAGCATGGGTGTGGAAGGCTGGCTGGCTCTGGAGGATACGGTAAGGTATATTAAAGAAAATTATCCCGATCAGTTTGTGATAGCCGATGCCAAGCGCGGCGATATCGGCAATACGTCTAAACTGTATGCACGCGGTGTATTCGAGCATCTTCAGGCCGATGCTGTGACAGTGGCTCCCTATATGGGCGAGGACAGTGTTACCCCTTTCCTCGGTTATCCCGGCAAATGGGTGGTGCTTCTGGCGCTTACATCCAACAAGGGCAGCCATGACTTTCAGTTCATTCAGGACGGCGAAGGTCATCGCCTGTTTGAAAACGTGATACTCGCTTCACAGAAATGGGCTTCTTCCGACGAACTGATGTATGTGGTCGGCGCTACACAGGGCAAGATGTTTGAAGATATACGTGCGGTTGCTCCCGACAATTTCCTTCTTGTGCCCGGAGTCGGTGCGCAGGGCGGCAGTCTGGAAGAGGTCGTAAAATACGGTATGACCAAAGACTGCGGACTGCTTGTGAACTCATCAAGGGGCATTATCTATGCATCTACCGGAGCTGACTTCGCCGAGGCTGCCGGACACGAAGCCGCAAAACTCCGCGACCAGATGGCCGGCCTCCTCAAGGAATATGGCGTAATAGACTGA
- a CDS encoding phosphoglycerate kinase translates to MATIDNYNFNGKKAIVRVDFNVPLDENGNITDDTRIRGALPTLKKILNDGGSLIIMSHMGKPKGKVNPKFSLSQIKDAVAKALGTDVKFAPDCANAAEAAASLKPGEVLLLENLRFYPEEEGKPVGIDKADPAYEDAKKEMKARQKEFAKTLASYADVYVNDAFGTAHRKHASTAVIADYFSADDKMLGYLMEKEVKAVDNILSDIKRPFTAIMGGSKVSTKIGIIENLMDKVDNLILCGGMTYTFAKAQGGKIGQSIVEDDKLDLALDIIKKAKEKGVNLILGTDCVAADAFSNDANTMICPSNDIPDGWEGLDAGPETRKRFADAIEPSKTILWNGPAGVFEFDNFTAGSRAIADAIVKATENGAFSLVGGGDSVACVNKFGLADQVSYVSTGGGALLEAIEGKVLPGVAAIKG, encoded by the coding sequence ATGGCAACTATCGACAATTACAATTTCAACGGCAAGAAGGCTATCGTTCGCGTGGACTTCAATGTGCCTCTGGACGAAAACGGCAATATTACCGACGACACCCGTATCCGCGGTGCGCTTCCTACCCTTAAGAAAATTCTTAACGACGGAGGCAGCCTCATCATAATGTCGCATATGGGCAAACCTAAAGGCAAGGTGAACCCCAAATTCTCCCTGTCGCAGATTAAGGATGCCGTAGCAAAGGCTCTTGGCACTGATGTCAAGTTTGCTCCTGACTGCGCCAACGCTGCAGAGGCTGCTGCAAGCCTCAAGCCCGGTGAAGTCCTTCTGCTTGAAAACCTCCGCTTCTATCCCGAAGAAGAGGGCAAGCCCGTCGGCATTGACAAGGCTGACCCCGCTTATGAGGATGCCAAGAAGGAGATGAAGGCCCGTCAGAAAGAATTTGCCAAGACTCTTGCAAGCTATGCCGACGTATATGTAAACGATGCCTTCGGCACCGCTCACCGCAAGCATGCCTCTACAGCTGTTATCGCTGACTATTTCAGCGCTGACGACAAGATGCTCGGCTACCTCATGGAGAAAGAAGTAAAGGCTGTTGACAATATCCTCAGCGATATCAAACGTCCTTTCACCGCTATCATGGGTGGTTCAAAGGTATCTACCAAAATCGGTATTATCGAGAATCTTATGGACAAGGTCGACAACCTTATCCTCTGCGGCGGCATGACATATACCTTTGCCAAGGCTCAGGGCGGTAAGATTGGCCAGTCTATCGTAGAGGATGACAAGCTCGACCTCGCTCTTGATATCATCAAGAAAGCCAAAGAGAAAGGCGTCAACCTTATTCTTGGTACCGATTGCGTTGCCGCTGACGCATTCAGCAATGATGCCAATACAATGATATGCCCCAGCAATGATATCCCCGACGGATGGGAAGGTCTTGATGCAGGTCCTGAGACTCGCAAGAGATTTGCTGACGCAATCGAGCCCTCTAAGACTATCCTTTGGAACGGCCCTGCCGGTGTATTCGAGTTCGACAACTTTACTGCCGGTTCGCGTGCGATAGCCGACGCTATTGTAAAGGCTACTGAAAACGGCGCATTCTCTCTCGTTGGCGGTGGCGACTCTGTGGCTTGTGTCAACAAGTTCGGTCTGGCCGACCAGGTTAGCTATGTATCTACCGGCGGTGGCGCTCTCCTTGAGGCTATCGAGGGTAAGGTACTTCCCGGCGTAGCCGCTATCAAGGGCTAA
- a CDS encoding THUMP-like domain-containing protein: protein MEIFGDERFWAWVEAHNNDDPAKLRLAWHGREPWIDDAVRQIECRRKYRRKLQYEISYDRFYFPTSLSGEQSTGDELARIHAAMIPSGAHTIVDLTSGLGVDAMTIARATGVHVVEVERDSVVSAALRHNAGVVGANVEAICADCRDYLESVPDGRFDIAFIDPARRDADGGRVFGIRDCEPDILTMLPLLRRKVRTLIVKLSPMLDVTRTLRDLPGTTDLWSLGSSTECKEIVACCDLQADISSDYEPDIHAVTPNGEISFRLGEEACAESRYGTPMAGGWLYEPWPAVMKVAPWRLLSSRYGMVQLHPNTHLYYSPGPVSDFPGEGRRILEVLPFASSVLKQLPRRYSRMQVAARNFPMAANVLSRKLRAKEGYGAPRLMAAIVVPDTPVLIVLKGQ from the coding sequence ATGGAAATATTTGGCGACGAACGTTTCTGGGCCTGGGTGGAAGCTCACAATAACGATGACCCCGCTAAATTGCGCCTTGCATGGCATGGGCGCGAGCCGTGGATTGACGATGCGGTAAGGCAGATAGAATGCCGGCGGAAATATCGTCGGAAACTTCAGTATGAAATATCATACGACAGGTTCTATTTCCCGACTTCACTTTCCGGAGAACAGTCGACAGGCGATGAACTGGCCCGTATACATGCGGCGATGATTCCTTCCGGTGCTCACACGATTGTCGATCTTACTTCCGGACTCGGAGTTGATGCTATGACGATAGCCCGAGCTACAGGTGTCCATGTTGTTGAGGTAGAGCGTGATTCTGTAGTCTCTGCGGCCTTGAGACATAATGCGGGTGTTGTCGGAGCTAATGTAGAGGCAATATGCGCCGACTGTCGCGATTATCTTGAAAGTGTGCCTGACGGCAGATTTGATATCGCGTTCATTGATCCTGCCCGTAGGGATGCTGATGGAGGACGTGTATTCGGTATACGTGATTGTGAACCGGACATCTTGACTATGTTGCCGTTGCTGAGGCGGAAAGTGAGGACGCTTATAGTCAAGCTGTCTCCTATGCTTGACGTGACCCGGACTTTACGCGATTTGCCTGGCACGACTGACCTGTGGTCGCTCGGGTCATCCACAGAATGCAAGGAGATTGTAGCATGTTGCGACTTGCAGGCCGACATTAGTAGTGACTATGAACCGGACATTCATGCCGTTACGCCTAATGGTGAGATAAGTTTCAGACTCGGAGAGGAAGCATGTGCAGAGTCCAGGTATGGTACACCCATGGCCGGCGGATGGCTATATGAACCATGGCCGGCAGTGATGAAAGTCGCCCCATGGCGTTTGCTGTCATCACGGTATGGTATGGTGCAGCTTCACCCCAACACCCACTTGTATTATTCCCCCGGGCCTGTGTCTGATTTTCCCGGGGAGGGCAGACGCATACTTGAGGTACTCCCGTTTGCATCGTCAGTGCTCAAGCAATTGCCACGTCGCTATTCCCGTATGCAGGTTGCTGCCCGAAACTTTCCTATGGCCGCAAATGTGCTCTCGCGCAAACTCCGGGCTAAAGAGGGTTATGGCGCTCCACGCCTTATGGCTGCTATCGTTGTGCCCGACACGCCTGTGCTTATAGTACTTAAGGGGCAGTAG
- a CDS encoding enoyl-ACP reductase, translated as MSYNLLKGKRGIIFGALNDMSIAWKVAERAVEEGATITLSNTPVAVRMGDVSKLGEKLGAEVIPADATNVDDLEMVFQRSMDVLGGKIDFVLHSIGMSPNVRKKRLYDDIDYDLLNKTLDISAVSFHKMIQAAKKLDAIADYGSILALSYIAAQRTMFGYNDMADAKALLESIARSFGYIYGREKHVRINTISQSPTQTTAGSGVKGMSSLMDFANRMSPLGNADADECANYCIVMFSDLTRKVTMQNLFHDGGFSSMGMSLRAMDQYEKSFDLYRNPDGTIQYG; from the coding sequence ATGAGTTACAATCTACTAAAAGGTAAGCGTGGCATTATCTTCGGTGCACTCAATGATATGAGTATCGCATGGAAGGTGGCCGAGCGTGCCGTAGAAGAGGGCGCTACAATTACGCTTTCCAACACACCCGTTGCTGTCAGAATGGGTGATGTAAGCAAACTCGGTGAGAAACTTGGAGCCGAGGTTATACCTGCTGACGCAACCAACGTCGATGATCTTGAAATGGTTTTCCAGCGTTCGATGGATGTCCTTGGCGGTAAGATAGACTTCGTGCTGCACTCCATTGGCATGTCGCCCAACGTACGTAAAAAGCGCCTCTACGATGATATCGACTACGATTTGCTCAATAAGACTTTGGATATATCGGCAGTATCGTTTCATAAGATGATACAGGCCGCCAAGAAACTTGACGCAATCGCCGATTATGGCAGTATTCTTGCATTAAGCTATATCGCTGCACAGCGTACTATGTTCGGATACAATGATATGGCTGATGCCAAGGCCCTTCTTGAGTCGATTGCACGTAGCTTCGGATACATCTATGGCCGTGAGAAGCATGTACGTATCAACACAATCTCTCAGTCGCCTACACAGACTACTGCCGGAAGTGGTGTGAAGGGTATGTCGTCGCTAATGGATTTCGCCAACCGTATGTCGCCTCTGGGCAATGCGGATGCCGACGAGTGTGCCAACTACTGTATCGTTATGTTCAGTGACCTTACCCGCAAGGTTACCATGCAGAACCTCTTCCATGACGGCGGATTCTCGTCAATGGGTATGAGTCTGCGTGCTATGGACCAGTATGAAAAGAGTTTCGATCTCTACCGTAATCCCGACGGAACTATCCAGTACGGTTGA
- a CDS encoding sodium-dependent transporter, with amino-acid sequence MSTQRAQFGTRLGVIATTVGSAVGLGNIWRFPYEAGAHGGGAFLLIYIGFIFLIGVPVICAEFIMGRGTRRNIFGAFWTLHSCRCWSWVGYMGILASILILSFYSVVAGWTLEYLWQSITGTLDANSGTNNLHAAFDTFAAGPRSVMWTLIFLAVNAVILLRGVRGGIEKASNVLMPVLFVILIIFCINSLTLPQASEGLQFLFKPDFSKVDSSTLIGALGQAFFSLSLGLGTLMTYSSYFSDSTPLIKSAVTTASLDTIVAILAGIIIFPAVFTYGCEPAAGPKLVFEVLPAIFHQMPGGAIWAILFFFLLFLASLTSTISMSEICIAFFCEQTKMSRRRATLINTAIAMGFGTLCALSFGSLSDFTIAGLSVFNLFDYLSSNILLPLGGMLISIFVGWIVDRNLIRNQLGGSGRIPRPLLTGITFCLRYLAPTAILLIFLSGLDII; translated from the coding sequence ATGTCGACACAACGTGCACAATTCGGCACACGCCTTGGGGTAATCGCCACTACCGTCGGCTCAGCCGTTGGCCTTGGCAATATCTGGCGTTTCCCATACGAGGCAGGAGCTCATGGCGGAGGGGCATTCCTGCTTATATACATAGGCTTCATATTCCTGATTGGAGTACCTGTGATATGTGCGGAATTCATAATGGGGCGCGGTACACGCCGCAATATTTTCGGTGCGTTCTGGACGCTTCATTCATGCCGTTGCTGGTCGTGGGTAGGCTATATGGGTATCCTTGCAAGCATTCTTATTCTATCGTTCTACTCCGTAGTGGCAGGATGGACACTGGAATACCTTTGGCAATCCATCACAGGCACGCTTGACGCCAATTCCGGCACCAACAATCTTCACGCCGCATTTGACACATTTGCCGCAGGCCCTCGCTCAGTAATGTGGACTCTGATATTTCTGGCAGTCAACGCGGTAATACTACTGCGCGGAGTACGGGGCGGTATCGAAAAGGCCTCCAATGTGCTAATGCCCGTACTGTTTGTGATACTGATTATATTCTGCATAAACTCTCTTACGCTGCCGCAGGCTTCGGAGGGACTTCAGTTTCTTTTCAAACCGGACTTTTCCAAAGTCGACTCTTCCACGCTTATAGGCGCGCTCGGCCAGGCATTCTTCTCACTCTCGTTGGGGCTCGGCACACTCATGACATACTCAAGCTACTTTTCCGACTCGACTCCTCTTATTAAAAGCGCGGTAACGACAGCATCACTCGACACCATTGTGGCAATACTTGCCGGAATCATAATATTTCCTGCGGTATTCACCTATGGGTGCGAACCGGCTGCCGGGCCCAAACTCGTGTTCGAAGTACTGCCGGCAATATTCCATCAGATGCCAGGCGGTGCGATATGGGCTATCCTTTTCTTCTTCCTCCTCTTTCTCGCTTCTCTCACCTCGACTATTTCAATGAGTGAAATATGCATTGCATTTTTCTGTGAACAGACAAAGATGTCACGTCGGCGTGCAACTCTCATAAATACTGCAATCGCCATGGGATTCGGCACACTGTGCGCATTGTCGTTCGGGAGTCTGTCAGACTTCACCATCGCCGGTCTCTCCGTGTTCAATCTCTTTGACTATCTGTCAAGCAACATTCTGCTTCCGCTGGGAGGCATGCTGATATCAATATTTGTGGGATGGATTGTAGACCGCAATCTCATCCGCAACCAGTTGGGCGGCTCCGGGCGCATACCGCGTCCGCTTCTTACCGGAATTACATTCTGTCTGAGATATCTTGCTCCAACAGCCATACTTCTTATATTCCTGTCCGGACTGGACATCATCTGA
- a CDS encoding sodium-dependent transporter, giving the protein MAAKAQFGSKIGLIAATVGSAVGLGNVWRFPAEAQANGGAAFLLLYIICVFLLGIPVMLAEFSLGRGQRSDAVGVFKSLAPRSRWWIGGAIAILASYLILSFYMVVAGWTLEYMWQSITGALYSPVAESVSHTGLDALDIQFKTKMEEYILQDIRPLIMTYIMLAINLGILLMGVQKGIEKISNVLMPVLFILLLAFACVALSFPKASEGLEFFLHPDFSKINASVVINALGQAFFSLSLGMGILITYSSYFPKDTRLTRTAVTVSLLDMLVAVMMGMIIFPAVKSFGLDSEGLEGATLVFVTLPEVFAQMPLTQLWSSLFFLLLMVAALTSTISLAEVSIAFMQDRFRMRRTSACLTVILPLFILSTICSLSQGSLSWIKIGGMNIFSLLDTVATNVMLPVASIITCIYIGWFAPKGYLRRELTNHGTIGSRTYPVIMCIIRYVAPVIISIILLGAFF; this is encoded by the coding sequence ATGGCCGCAAAGGCTCAATTTGGAAGTAAGATTGGACTAATTGCCGCAACTGTAGGCTCTGCCGTGGGACTCGGCAATGTATGGCGTTTCCCGGCCGAGGCGCAAGCCAATGGAGGTGCTGCGTTTCTACTCTTATATATCATATGCGTGTTTCTTCTTGGCATACCGGTCATGCTTGCCGAATTCTCACTCGGACGCGGGCAGAGAAGCGATGCCGTAGGTGTGTTCAAAAGTCTTGCTCCTCGTTCACGCTGGTGGATAGGAGGCGCCATCGCCATTCTTGCGAGCTACCTTATCCTCTCTTTCTATATGGTAGTTGCCGGATGGACACTTGAATATATGTGGCAGTCGATAACTGGCGCATTGTACAGCCCGGTAGCCGAATCTGTGAGCCATACCGGTCTTGACGCTCTTGACATACAGTTCAAGACAAAAATGGAGGAATATATCCTCCAGGATATACGCCCGCTTATAATGACCTACATAATGCTTGCCATAAACCTCGGCATACTGCTTATGGGCGTCCAGAAAGGTATCGAAAAAATATCCAATGTGCTTATGCCAGTGCTTTTCATCCTGTTGCTGGCATTTGCCTGTGTGGCACTTTCATTCCCCAAGGCATCAGAAGGCCTGGAGTTCTTCTTACATCCCGATTTCAGCAAGATAAATGCATCAGTAGTAATAAACGCATTAGGGCAGGCGTTTTTCTCTTTGTCGCTAGGCATGGGCATCTTAATTACCTATTCAAGTTATTTTCCCAAGGATACACGCCTGACCCGCACTGCAGTTACCGTGTCTCTTCTCGATATGCTCGTAGCTGTAATGATGGGAATGATAATATTTCCGGCAGTAAAGTCGTTCGGGCTTGACAGCGAAGGGCTTGAGGGGGCCACACTTGTCTTCGTGACCCTTCCCGAGGTATTTGCTCAGATGCCTCTGACCCAATTATGGTCATCACTCTTCTTCCTGCTCCTCATGGTGGCCGCGCTCACTTCTACAATATCACTCGCCGAGGTATCAATTGCATTCATGCAGGACCGATTCCGTATGCGGCGCACGTCAGCATGCCTCACTGTAATACTACCGCTGTTTATCCTCAGCACCATATGCTCGCTGTCCCAGGGGTCTCTATCCTGGATTAAAATCGGAGGCATGAATATATTCAGCCTGCTTGATACAGTGGCGACGAATGTCATGCTACCGGTTGCAAGCATTATCACATGCATATATATCGGATGGTTTGCACCGAAAGGATATCTTCGACGCGAACTCACCAACCACGGCACTATCGGCTCACGCACTTATCCGGTGATTATGTGCATCATTCGCTACGTGGCTCCTGTCATCATTTCCATAATACTTTTAGGAGCATTCTTCTGA
- a CDS encoding Dabb family protein: MVKHIVTFKLTGTPEERLEVATKFKEALLALPSQIDVLESMEVGINQNPAEQWDVVLTAVVPTMADVDVYARHPAHVAAASLLAGHKDQRACVDYEF, from the coding sequence ATGGTAAAGCATATAGTAACGTTCAAACTCACTGGCACTCCGGAAGAGCGCCTCGAGGTAGCGACAAAATTCAAAGAAGCGCTACTCGCCCTCCCGTCTCAGATTGATGTACTCGAAAGCATGGAAGTCGGTATAAATCAGAACCCGGCCGAACAATGGGACGTGGTACTGACAGCTGTCGTTCCCACAATGGCCGATGTGGATGTATACGCCCGGCATCCGGCGCACGTCGCCGCGGCATCGCTTCTTGCCGGCCATAAGGACCAGCGTGCATGCGTTGACTACGAATTCTGA